The nucleotide sequence AGAAACGATGCTATAGAAAAACCCGGTTATACAGCGTTACAGAAGTGTACGCTCATTATATGTCAACTTGCGTAtgtttccgcatgtgtattgtGTTTCTTTTAATACtaattgactttttttttttggttttttataatagtaatagtaacttttagtatttaattacatatttaaataataaatataataagaAAACTAATGActaaaacaataaaaaagtgcGTTGTACAACATTTTTCTTTTTGGTAAAGCCCATTTGGAACCCCTTCACAACACATAGTCTCACTTGACATTTGATGACTTGATAATCTTTTTTACACAAAAAAACCATATCGTCTCTTGATCTCGATATGTTCTTAATGGTCGTTTGTGATGTATTCTACGATCAACAATATTTTGCCAACAATTTATCCGACAACCTCTGTGAGGTATGTGATTTTTTCGACTGCACAATGCACTCTATATCAGATtcacattgtttttttttttttttttttttttttaattttaatcttGATTCAACCCTATTTCCTCTATTATTGTTCTAGGTTCTCATTAACTCACATATTATTGCTTGCATTCTCAGAATTGTCTCACCAAAGAAGTAGCCGAATGGTTCCTTTTTTAGTGTACGAAATTTTAAGGAATAGTGACTCACTTAATCAGTTGTGGTATTAGTTACTTATTTGTGGTATAAGATCCACCATGAATCTAATCTAGTTCCACAAATACTGTATTCGCCATTAAATACAATGGATGTATACATATATCGTACTTAATATATAGTGTATTTACCGGTAAATACGCATTCATTGGTCATTTTGTTGAACACCTAGTATGCAAGAATGGATAAAAGCTAAATATTTTTGTTCATGCACATAGTGTTCATTCGCTTCAACTTGACCTAAACGATGGAGAGATCGGAAGAACCTTTTATTGACCTACAAAAGGTTTCCCTCAATATCAAATCCAAAACACTTTTGGATCCGAACTCGAGAAACAGATTGTAGATGAAGGACTAGAGATTCTGTTCGATTTTTATGGAAGATCTATTTATTTTAGAAACGTAGGCGGTTTTGAAAAGTTTTCTTAATTAGCGTATGAGTTATGTATTTTGACAGAGCAAAGAACACATGAGAGATAGGGTCAATTTTACTGCTGCAACATGCATAATAAGCTACACCTTGTAATTACAAAACTGTCACAAAGCAGATCCGATGGTAATAAAGTGGTTCACACTCTGGGTAAATTTTTTCCATCTATCATCATTCCTGTGAGAAATTTTGTTTGCATTCATTGTGTAATCTGTTACCCATGCTTTTATTACAGCCAAAAATGTATGTAAATCCATGTTATTAGACATGCGTGTATTATGTACGTATATCACCTCCCTAAGTGTGAATTCTTTCTTGTCAGACAACCTCCATGCTAATCTGCATCacttcgccattaacaactatgcaTGTGACTTTAAGGACTAATTAAGGTTACTTGTAAAATGATGACGTGTCAGATTGTTTGCTGTCTTTACATATCATGTTTGGCAAGGGTACGTAGCTAGCTGCTACTTAACAGAACGATTGCTTCCGGAAGGATCTGTGGAAGAAGATCCTTTTCCAGTTGGAAGATAAGACCATGCTAACGCAGTACCTCCAAGTGTAATCGCAACACCAATCGAACCCCAAATCCACCTCTGTCTTCTCTTCCTCCTTAGCCTACGCATCGTTTCTAAATCATATGCGATTTAGTTAAATTAATACAATGCTTACTTAATGATAATAAGAGGGATGAAAAAATAGTAATAAGAACGTGACCCTCACCAACATTTTCTTGATTCCTTTGCGACATCTCATGATTAACAGCTTCATAGTAACGTAGTCTGTCCAACAACCGATTGATCTCGAAATTCTTTGACTGCAACTGGGCTTCCATCTCGACCTCCAGCTCAGCCCGAGCAGTTCCTCTACCAACTGAATTGGAGACGAATCGGAGAACATTGACCTGATGACATAGATCTTCACCGGGATCAACGGTTGATTCATCCTCCAGCGTTGTAGGGTCCGCAGGAAGGGTTAGCCCAACAACAGACAATTGTTCCCGGATTCTTCTCCATTGGCTTCTCATGTCGTCTAAACGGGCTTCTGCTTGCTTCCTTTTTTCCATCTCAATCAAAAAGCCTGAATGTAATTCGTGTATTTCACCCTGGATGTCGGTTGCAGTATGCTGAATTCCGGTCTCGGTTGCTAGTTCTGTCGATCCAAAGTGTATTTTTAACGAATAAAACATTATAAAACCATTTTTCAAGATCTTAGATTATCATTGAATAGTATAACTTTTTTATTTCACAAAAAAAGTATTTCAGGTCAATCCAAGCCAACCTGTTTTAAATGTACCGACaatgacccgttttgacccattacccgACCCGACCATTTCTACCTCTTAACTGTATGTATACTTTATATCTATAGACATGTATAAAGAAACTAAACTAGATTACCTTCCCAAGCATCAAAAAACTCAGCAAACGGAGCGTTGGTATTTAAAGACCGCTCTACTGCATGACTACTTTCCCCATCATTGTTGCTTTTAGCACTCATTGAATCATGAGGATCAAAAAAATGATCTATCTCACCATCTCGTTCCATTGTATCAGACCTTCTTAAAACACCGGAAACAGTTCCAAGTGTCTCGTTAGCCTGAAACTTGACATGTTTATCCTTAAGATCACCAGAAACagcatctgcaaaatcaaaaacCGTGCCAGAATCGATATCCTCCGCTTCTACACTTTTCTTGATCATTACAGTTGGTTCATCAGCTACGGCTTGATGAAGAATAGAATCATCCTGAGACAAAGCCTTTGAAAGCCGGGGACCGCGCCTCTTATGGTCAACAATGTAAGGTGATGTAGGAAATGATAAAGGGGAATCTGGAAGTGGGGTCGGTTTAGGAGTAGCGTAAAGCGCAGGTGAAATCTGAGTCCAATGATGCTTTCTCTCGATAGCGCCTGGAATTCCGCCACTATTCCGCCTCTCCAGTTTTGGTTCGGGTTTGGTTTTCACTGTTGCTGCCAGCTTGGAAGCTTTCGGCTCGATTAAAGTATCCAAAGCTACGGTTGTAAACGTAGGCATTGCACCATGAAAAGATCTGTATAGCTTTCAGATTTTCAATTGATCAAcaatacaaaattaaaaaaaaaaaaaaaaaaatccaacagAAACAGAATGAAATCTGATTGCTTCCACAAGATCTTTATAATCAACACCTTAGCTGTGCTCTTAATTATAATATTTGGACTCAAAACACATTCATGATTTCTATCAAACAGACCTAATATGCTAATTGATTAATCAAATCAATACAAATAAAAACACTAGAATTTCCTTAACATCCTAATAGAAGCTGAAATCATCATAAAAAGCAACGTTAAATACGTAACATTATAACCTAACCGAATCGATAACATTTTATTTACCAGATTAAAAACTGAACCTGATATCATAATAACAAACATATTAGAATCTGAAACATCCTATAGATGTATGGATGAATAGTAGGTAGGTACCTGTAAGGAAGCAAAAGGAGATGATCGAATTAGAGCAAAGGAGGAAACGAgaaacgaagaagaagaagaggatgaaTTATTATCCCATGGTGTTGTGGAGAAAGTTTTGAAGAGCCTCCTTCCTGCCTATCTCCATGGGTGCGAGAAACCTAAATCATAAAGTAAGTTTTCTGCCATTGCTATTCTTAACCATTTACCACCACAAACATTCCCTTGCTCCCTGGATGTTCACATTTGTGAAAATTAATTTTGTGATTTTTGTTATTAAATTTACATGTAGATAGATAGTTAACAACCTTGGGTATTAAAACATTTATTTAAATAAAGTACATATAAAAAATCAACTTTAAAATAAACTCAACGTTAAACATGTTACAGATAAACCCAACCTTACCTTAATGTCTACACcttgttaaaacatttttatataaaatctcAACTTAAAATAAAAATCTTAATCTTACACCTtgaaatttttattaaataagTTAGAATGAAAAATCATTTAATGTTTTTTACCATCAAATTACGGAAGCTTGTTAGTCAATTCTCTACAAACACAATATGCTAATCACTTAAATTATTTAACAATGATTTCACATTATACATTAAGAATACTTATACTTAACAACAATGATTTCACATTATACATTAAGAATACTTATACTTCACTTAACAGAATAAGTCATCAATTTTGAGTTGAAAAGAAATTTGTTCTCAACCAATTCGTTGGTTGTACTTTGAAGATAATATGTAAAGAACCAATATAATTAAGTTGTTGAACAATGAAATAACCCTTTTGGAAGCTAACACTAGCTGGGTAATTTGAATATATCTAGGCATACTGTATGGTATAGGTCTCTCTGTGCTTCAACTACACACCCACTGTCCTCTCCCCAGCACCGGTGCGCGTACTTAATGACCCGCCCCCGCCACGGTTCCATCACCTCCCTCTCTCTTTTATACTTTGTAGAACCATTCCTTCGCTAGAACAAAAAAGTTATAACAAAATCATCGAAAGACACCATCGCCGTCATTATTGTTGTTAGGGGTGACCGATGGAAAACCAATTTCTTCTCCTCAGTCCAGATCTACTACACCGTCGAACCTCGTACCTGCCGCTCGGGTTTACAAACCACGCCTTCACGCTAACGAAATCAATACACCCGCCTGAATGACGCCGACATCTCCCTATTCAATCTCGTCTCTAACTCTTTGTCTCTTAGTCTCTGTTTTTCAACTTTGTTAGTGGCTcttttttttcaaataataaGGCTGGTGGCAGAACCATAAATAACACTCTAATGTAGTCCAATTTGTATACTGTTCCTAAGACCTTTCatgttttgttattatataaaataaaatcatCTTCTCCTCGTAGATAACTAGTAAATTTCCCCGTGCGTTGCAGCGGCATCAGTATGTAATGTAACACGAATTTATACCGTCTAATAAAAACGTGATATATTGTCATTTAATGCGAATAGTAGATGACCAGAAAATAATTGCTATTGACATATCATCATGTGTGATTCGTTATGTGGATTATGAATCTCATAAATGTGTTTTAGGCAATAGTGTTCACATTACCTTCGACGGTCATCTATGCAATGTGTTATTTCTAGCAAATGGGATGGTATATGTTTGCCTAATTAATACTCGTGAATTGGTTATTTGAAAACCAGTGTGTTCAAGATGCCATCAAATTCTAATTCTTAGGGCTTTTACAGTGTGGATGATGATAGTTTTGGATTTTGTGTCGACTCTACTGGCGATTACAATATTGTGCACATTAGATGCACACGTTTCAGGTTGAGTGTTAACAGTTATTCATTTTGGGAAGGTTCGTGGTCAACTCCAAGGTTCTTAATTTACAGTCCATATGATGTTGACATATATAGTTGGTCTGTAGGGACGTTTTACGCAAATAATTTGTATTTTTATTGACCAAATTCTGGTGTGTGGGTAACACAATGATACTTCATTTAGATGTTGATTCTAGGGTAATTAAAAATgtaggattctcagatacatttATTGTGGAAGCAATTGGTCAGTTGGTTAGTATACGAGATGAACTTCATATGTTGGTTAGTTTTGGAATGTGCGCAGATGTTCATTTGTAGAGATCGTAAAATGAAACTTGGTTGAAAGTGCTTTCTTTTATACCCGGTATGTGCATGCCATTGATGATTGGGTCAGGTGTACACTATATTGATGGAAATAACAAGTTAAGTATAGTACAAGAATGGGGTGAGGTTGCTGAGATAAACGTAAGGACATACAAGATGCATGGTTTTTTTACCTATCATCATTACGTAAGTCATCAATGGTGCTATATACAccgaaaatatattttcaccatATGTTTAGTTATGGTATTGTATTTAATTGTTTTATGGTTTTCTTTATGTTATGCTACTTACTATTATGTTTGTGGTTGTATTTATGTTTGGTGTATTTTCTTATATGGATATTCAATCTTTAGCAATTAATGTGGTACTTTAGTTGGGTTTACTTTGTTTAGAATACATTTGTTAATGTTGATTGTATTAAGTTAGTAAAGTAAAGAAAACAATTTTTATGATTTATAAAGTTATGAAATGTTGTGTAAAATTTTGTGTGCCAATAAATATATCATATGTTTGTCATCTTCACAAGGATCCCTTAATAGGATATTAAATAACAAATATAACAGATATAAAATACATGAGATGACGCCTGTCGCAGCTAATGATCCAGTTCGTCGCCGCTAATGGTAATAGCGGCGACATATCATCGCTATTGTAACGCCGCTATTGATGGGACGCTATTGACCACATGTCGCTACTATTGGTCCGTGTCGCCGTTATTGGTGGTTGACCTTTAGCAGCGACACTTCATCGCTAATAAGACGTCGCTAATGACCTTCGTCGCTATTACATACACACatttacatacttacatacacacATTTACACCAAAACACATAATTTATCAAACTAACCATTTTGGGCGATTTAGGAGTGTATCCTCCTAATAagatacacatacatacacaaaCAGCATACTTATTAACCAAAAGTTAAACAATTTCTCATCTTGAACAAAATTAAAAGAAAACTAACCTTATTTGAAGCTCCTAGAAGGTGGTGGTGACGTCAGAGACGAGGTGAGTGGCCGGAATTTTCTAGCAAacacatatacatacacaaaAAAGTAAAGAAattaacaaatatataacaaattaGTGAAGAAATTCAACACAAACTACCAATACTAATTAACCGATTTGGGAGAAGAAATTGTGAACTTGAAGTGGTCTTTGCGATTTGTTTTTTTTTCGATGGGAGAGATGAAAGGATTGGGGGGAAATGGGGAAAGAGGGAAGAAATCCCGCTTTTAGCTTGCTGTTCTGCGAAAAGGTAATAGGGGTGACAAGTATCGCCGCTAATGGTCTTTGGTGTCGCCTCTATTGACTAGGTTAAACCCCAGTTGTTAGATCAAGATAAGAAATGAATGGCTGGGGTTTAATCTGGGACACCGTGTTCCGGATcaaccaatagcggcgacatatGACTTGACGCCGCTATTGGTGTCGTCTCTATTGCCCCGTTTTCTTGTAGTGTAATAATAAAAATGCATTAATAACGTTTAATATATGTCACaacccgatttccacgtgtctcaccggtgagcccggtgggggattaccgtgatgtagttggcaacaatatagtcaaaccacacaattatatgaatgcacagcggaagcataaagataaatatatttcaacattgaatgtaatatcaaagtatcaccattgttgaaataaaatccacaagggatcaataataagataaaaataattgttcaacagacgtaggcatcttaagcttgcgagactctttattgatgctaaggagaaatatccagccaattacgcttagtacctgcatttagtctttctgggaaaatacgtcagtttacactggtaaatacattcaaccaacacttttataaaatgtttaataaaattgatttgaatgcacaaggcacaaactctttataatttgggataatttataatttaatcttgtaaagaattacatgtttactatgcgttcggtcgcccgggtcgtgccgggttaaagattaatagacacaccacatagcataaaactgtggcgggaaaaccaacggctatacctttataatcatggacataatgccgggtgtacgcctacacccggatgtcaaggtcgtggccatttcgtaaaatgctgccaaggatatctgggacatggtcattaagctcccaaaggcgtaaagccaacaaaacaaatttttaaacgggtcacattgataatacccaactactaatgagttggggtcaattgcccgaccaagcggtattttaaataccgtaacccaagcccgtataacggaaaaataagttaaaagtatttacctttgcaagtattaatccttaatcaAATAactgcaaatatcttttactggtctcctattctggaacgaaggtttaaaataacctattagaatcctaacgggtctttaatttagccttagcttagaccggtcagtttcaaaggatagttacggtttaatcgcgtgaaaggcgaaaaccgggaatggaatgtgatttggacccaacaagtttgaagacttgttttatatgggtataataaccacactctggattttggggtcaaaaccataaggtttgacccgtttcggctagtttatctaaactagttacataaaccgaaccgtgcgcgcaaaaggcgtaacgggtaaccgtaagagtcctacactggtttcctaagtcaatatgctttaaagaggttgtggtatcagtaggataccttccataatgcccgtaacgagtttaagttcatattatgccccgtaggggtatttcggtctttttaaagattataaaagaggtttctgaattctacaggaaatctgagttttccgaacagtttataaagttcaaaatactctatttattatttaaaatcagtagcaactggaatcgggtcaaaagaccttgtagaactcaagttatgtccgaaaagggtatattcggtatttaccgaaccgatgccataacagcaggttaaaaataattaaaaatctttaaaaataccaaaatattattttacatcagtgtgtaaaaggtttggtgtcgaaatctgggttttgataggcgttatgctaattgcgctatttaattactaaagtttccgtaatttgcgctatttagcataactcttattctggatctcggattgacgtgaaattttagggacatgtagtaactaaggttatggtcctttcacatgtccgaaattctcgttttaaattaaaaagggcgttgcggtcaacttttaagcatttaacggaaaggtgtaaaagactcggacaaaacaacgaaccggtcacagagggttataccatcatgtaacctggtcctaagagagtcctaaggcatatctaaaacatactttaacgggtcagaactgaagtcaaagcaaaagtcaaagttttgcgactttcggctccgaaccgggtcaaaacagtaaatggtcggatcaaacaagcttagactagttaatatacttattatcatgttttatgagtgttaaagcaggttacacgccatctacattactgattatgcataaaatcgcaaaatagcattctgttgactttttctatgcaagtttgactcgacattcggactagttagagtgggaatcagagggtgccctttttggggtttaaagcccacatgattaccaacatataactacctttgattcgacaaaccactggaccatttgtgatttatcgcaaagtcaatcgttagttacgacggattgacttttaagctaaactatacaaaaactaagccacaaagggttaggcaaacttacagaagcttggtgcacgaccagagatgttagaagaatgccttagagcttcagaaatgatcaagaaggcaggtttgaggtgtgttgaactaTAGTGCActaccttgccttttatagtgaaaaatggagctcaagatcattacaactcaacctatgattgctcatggatgatcagcaggtgtcccgcATTATCTTGCTTGTTTctctaacgcggcccgcctgaggcctgtaaatcaagattttcaaatcttttgtaatcattggcctgacctttcggttccgaaggggtaactttgcgttttggggcctcgtttatttacgaataagggcctcgtgacttttacccgtgccgttaagtccccggttagtttaattactatccgaaaagccttaacttttgtTGTTGACGCTTTTGatccctcgcatacgaaattgatcataactttctcgttttaaaacggaactttgcgaaatttatatcgtacattctagtgagcgtaatttactgttacaaagtctcgggttcgtcaaagggtcactcagaggtataaattaaacatgttgacacatttgacccctgtagtttgtaatctctcactttcttccgcatttcgctctGTACGATCCACGATTCATTCgttttgaaggtacgagcatcatttagggttactatacagtatatttatccctcgttgacatttttaaccctcgaatttacatactttcaaggtttgtcaactttagtcctttatttagtatttaataccacgtgtaaacctacgacacgtgtcaatacattattggacacaaaattccgaggtgttacatcctcacccccttaaaataaatctcaacccgagatttactgaaacaaataagggtatttttctttcatcgtggattcaacctcccacgtgaattcgggacctatacaggcatcccatttgaccttcacaataggtacatacttccttcgaagcttctttacctgtcgatcttcaatcgacacaggttttttccacaaactttaagctctcatctatgtatctgtatgtggtattaccagtgattcatcagcgaagctcttctttagattgcagatgtggaacacattgtgaattccactgagctcttcaggcaagtttaacttataggcaacggacccgacacgttcggtaacctcgaaaggtcctatgtatctcgggcttagcttgcctttcttgccaaaacgcatcactcccttccagggtgatactttaagcaacactttttcacctacttcgaagtgaaaatctttacgctttggatctgcgtaacttttctgcctatctcgggcagccttgagacggtctcgaatctggacaatcttgtccgtcgtttcgaagactatctctggtcctgataattggacatctccaacttccgcccaacaaacgggcgatctacactttctaccgtataatgcctcgaagggcgcagccttaatgctggtatggtagctattgttgtaggagaattcgattaatggtaggttcttatcccaactaccacccaaatcgatcgcacatgcacgtagcatgtcttccaacgtctgaatactacgctcactttgaccatctgtctgaggatggtaagccgtactaaaattcaaacgtgtgcccaaagattgctggaaacttttccaaaaatgcgacgtgtatctagtatctctgtcagagataatagacacaggtatgccatgtaaggctacaatcttagcaacgtataactgggccaacatgtcggagctataagtctccttgatggtaagaaatgtgctgacttagtcagtctatcaactataactcatattgtatcatttcctttcctcgtcttgggtaacttggtaataa is from Helianthus annuus cultivar XRQ/B chromosome 9, HanXRQr2.0-SUNRISE, whole genome shotgun sequence and encodes:
- the LOC110878874 gene encoding uncharacterized protein LOC110878874 — translated: MPTFTTVALDTLIEPKASKLAATVKTKPEPKLERRNSGGIPGAIERKHHWTQISPALYATPKPTPLPDSPLSFPTSPYIVDHKRRGPRLSKALSQDDSILHQAVADEPTVMIKKSVEAEDIDSGTVFDFADAVSGDLKDKHVKFQANETLGTVSGVLRRSDTMERDGEIDHFFDPHDSMSAKSNNDGESSHAVERSLNTNAPFAEFFDAWEELATETGIQHTATDIQGEIHELHSGFLIEMEKRKQAEARLDDMRSQWRRIREQLSVVGLTLPADPTTLEDESTVDPGEDLCHQVNVLRFVSNSVGRGTARAELEVEMEAQLQSKNFEINRLLDRLRYYEAVNHEMSQRNQENVETMRRLRRKRRQRWIWGSIGVAITLGGTALAWSYLPTGKGSSSTDPSGSNRSVK